The genomic interval CCCGGTCGTGTTCAGCCTCGGGATGGCGTTCACCAACTGGGACCTCACGCAACAGAACATGTTCAAGCCCGAGGCGAGCGTCGAGTTCACCGGGCTGGACAACCTCATCGAGCTCACCACCGAAAACCGCGTCGGCGACGTCAACGCCGACGGCCAGACCGTCGGCCTCTGGGAAGCGATCAGCTCCTCCCGCTTCCTCCGCTTCTTCGGGAACACGCTCTTTTTCATGATGGGCATCCCGCTGGCCGTCGGCGGTTCGCTGATCGCCGCGATCCTGCTCAGCCAGGACACCCGCGCCGGCGGCGGCCGCAACCACGCCTGGCTCATCGGCGGGGGCGTGCTCCTTTCCTCGTGCGTCCTGCTCGCGGCGCTGGGCATCGGAGCCTCCGCGATGGTGCTGCTGGTCGTGGGCACCGGCTGCGGCATCCTGCTCATGGGCCTCGCCGGCGGCCTCACCTTCTACCGCACGGTCTTCTACACGCCCCACTTCGTCACGGGCGTGGCCACCTTCGTGCTCTGGAAGAACCTGTACTCCAAGCAGACCGGTCCGATCAACAACACGCTGCAGCCGATCCTCGACGGCGTCTCCGGAATGGTGGCGGCGGTGCCGCCGGGTGTCGCACGCAGCCTGCACTTCCTCGGCTACGCGCTCCTGCTTGGCCTGTTCTGGAAGCTGCTCGCGATCCTGCGGAGGATGCACCGCGACGGCGACCTGGGGCGCATCGCCACCGCCCTCTCGGTGGCGCTGCTGTGCCTGCCCTTCCTCGCGGCCGGTCTCTGGTACGCGACGGCCCCCACCGCGTGGATCCTGCTCGCCGCGGCGGGCACGATTGCCATCGCTCAGACGGCGATGGCCCTCCGCGGCGGCGACCGCTTCCCCTCCACCGCGATGGAGGGTCTCGGATCGGGCCTGGTGCTCTCCATCTTCGCGATGGTCGGCATGTTCATCCTGCTGGGCCTTTCCGCGGTCGCCTGGTACCTGCCCGGCCTGGTCGAGGGCGAAGTCGTCGACGGCGTCGTGGTCGATGCGCCCGGGCTGGAGGCGCCCAGCTGGCTCAACGGCTACCACTACGCCAAGCCCGCCCTCATGTTCATGGGCATCTGGGGCGCCATCGGCAGCAACAACATGCTGCTCTACCTCGCCGGCCTCTCCAACGTGCCCGGCGAGCTGTACGAGGCCGCCGACATCGACGGCGCCACGCCGCTGTCCCGCTTCTGGAACGTGACGTGGCCGCAGCTCGCGCCCACCACCTTCTTCATCTTCGTGATGAGCACGATCGGCGGACTCCAGGGCGGCTTCGAGGCGGCCCGGGTCATGACCCAGGGCGGCCCCGCCGGCTCGACGACCACGCTGTCGTACTTCATCTACCAGGAGGGCTTCGAGACCGGGCGGCTGGGCTTCGCCTCCGCGGTGGCTTGGGTGCTCTTCCTGCTCATCTTCGCCGTGACGCTCTTCAACTGGAAGTTCGGGAACAAGTATGTCGATTGATTCCGACCCCCGCGACCCCCGCGACCGCCCGGTCGGGGATCAGCGACACGATCCCGCGGCCCCGGCCCAGGAGGCGGTGCCGCAGGTCGGCCGGCTGGCGACGACCCACACGGTCACCGGCGCAGCCGCCCCCCAGGCGCCCGCGCCCATCGCGGAGGTGCCGGGCTCCCGACCCACGCCGTCGAACCAGCCGCGGGCCGCCGAGCGGGCGCGGGCGCTGGCGAAGGCCGCGTCGCTGCACATCGTGCTGACGGCGCTGGGCCTGATCCTCTTCCTTCCCTTCCTCTACATGTTCCTGACGTCGGTGAAGGACCTCAGCCAGGTCGGGCTGCGATCCTGGATCCCCTCCACCGTGGTCACCACCGACGCGGGACAGTTCGGGGAGGAGCGACTGGCGGCGCTCCACGGCGTCATCCAGGAGCCCGCGGCGCCGGCCGAGCACTGGCTCTCGGCTCGCTTCGGCGAGCTGATCGAGCCGACGCCCGCGGAGGCTTCCACCGTGCTCAACCGGCTGATCAACGACGGTGCCGATGCGCTGGCGCTGCCCGCCGAGGACGTCGCCGCGGCCGCATCCGCATCGGCGGCGGCCGAGCCTCCGGCGGACCCCGCGAGCGGAACCGACGCCGAGCGGATCACGCTCGACGGCATCCCAGGCCCTTTCGATGCCGCGGATCTCCGGCTCCCGGAAGCCGGGTTCGCCGCCGACACGCCCGGAGCCCGCGCCTCGGCGGAGGCGGAAGCGGCGCTCCAGCGGGCGGAGGCCGCCGTCGCCGCCCACACCGCCTTCGAGAACGGCCTCGCCCTCGCCCCCGAAGGCGAGCGGGCCGCGGCCCGCTCCGAGGGCCTGGAGCTGCGAGCCGCCGCCGCCGAGGCCGCGCAGACGCTGCGGAGCGCGTGGACCCGCGTCCGGGGCCACCAGCTCGCCGCCGCCCTGCCGGCGGTGGTGCCCGAGCCCACCGCCTTCCGCTGGCACAACTACCTGCAGGTGTTCCGCGACATCCCCTTCGGCCGCTTCTACATGAACTCGCTGTTCGTGGCCGCTTGGGTCACCTTCCTCCAGCTGTTCACCAGCTCGATGGCCGCCTTCAGCTTCAGCCGCCTCAGGTGGAAGGGCCGCGACCAGGTCTTCCTTCTCTATCTCGCGACGATGATGCTGCCGGGCCTGGTGTTGATGATCCCCAACTACCAGATCATGATCTCGCTGAGGCTCGTTGACACGCTGGTGGGCCTCATCCTGCCCGCCGCCTTCACCGCCTTTGGCACCTTCCTGCTGCGGCAGTTCATGATGGGCATCCCGGCGAGCCTTGACGAGGCCGCCGAGATCGACGGCGCCAGCAAGTGGCGGGTCTACTGGGACGTCATCCTCCCGCTGGCCCGCCCCGGCCTGGTGACGCTGGCCATCTTCACCTTCATGGGCACCTACAACAGCTTCTTCTGGCCGTTGGTGATGCTCAAGAGCGAGCACCGCTACACGCTGCCGATCGGCATCCTCGCCTTCGACACCAGCGCCGGCCAGCAGACGAATCTGATGATGGCCGCCATCACCATGACGATCGTCCCGATGATCATCGTCTTCGTGCTGCTCCAGAAGCAGCTGGTCAAGGGGATCCAGCTCGGCGCCGTGAAGGGCTGACGCGTCCCGAGCCCGTGCCCGGGTGCCACGCCGCCCGCGGGGTGGCGAGCGCGGGAGATGGTCGCGACGCGGCCACCCCCCAAGGGGCGTGGCACCCGGAGACCCCGATCAAGCGGACATCTCGGGTGCCACGCCGCTTGCGGGGTGGGGAGCGCGGGAGGTCGTTGCGGCGCGGCCACCCCCCGAGGGGCGTGGCACCCAGAGACTCCAACCAAGCGGAGATCTCGGGTGCCACGCCGCTTGCGGGGTGGTGGTCGCCGCAGGCGACGCCGACGCCCCGGAATCAGGCGGGTCGCGCCTCACGCACGCCCACCGAGCCGGCTTCAGCGGATGTTCTCTTTAAGCGCCGCAATCACGGCCTGCTTGTCGTGGCTGCGGAGGGCGTCGAGGATGTGCTGGTGCTCCTCGAGCACCTCCCCGTAGTCGTGCAGGCGGGAGTACGCCATGAGCATCTTGGCGCAGAGCTGCCGCCAAACCTCCATGAAGTCTTCCGCCCCGCAGGCGAGCAGGACCGCCTCGTGGAAGGCCATGTCGCACCGGGCCACCGCGGCCGCGCTGTCGTTGCTGCACGCGAAGCGGAGCTCGCGCAGCGCCATCTCGATCCCCGCGTAGCCCTCCTCGGTGATGTCGGCGAGGCCGGACTTCACCGCGAAGGTCTCGATCTGCACCCGCAGCGACACGATCATGTCGCGGTTCTTCTTCACCGGGGGGTGCCGCACGGTGACGCCGCGGTTGGCGACGTAAGCGAGGAAGCCCTCGTGGGAGAGCTGCAGGAAGGCATCCCGCACCGGCCCCCGGCTGACGCCCAGCCGCTGCGCCAGCTCGACCTCGCGCAGCACGTGGCCGCCCTCGAAGTTGCCGGCCACCAACTCGTCGCGGAGCGCCCGCGTCACCTGCTCACGGACCGTCTGTGGCTGCATGCGTCGTCCCATTCCCAATCGTCCGGCAAGACTATAAGCTTGCGGCGCGAGGAGGACAGTCCGCCGCCGGGCGGCGGCCCGACGCACCGGTCGATCTCGCCGCAATCCGCGGGATGGCGTGCCCGCGTGCCGGGCCCGCCCGGTCGCCTCAGGGACCGGCCACGACCCCGACCGCGGAACCGTCGGGGCACCCGCCGGCGGCCGCCTCCATCATCTGGATGTTCTCGGGCGACATCTTCGGACCCCAGTTCGCTCCGGTCGCGTCGGAGACGAGTTCAGAGCCTCCGGTCGCGTCGCCCTCCTTGCGGATCGAGACCCAGCCCACCCGGGCCTCCACCCCGGCGAGTTCGTCCACGCTCATGCCGTTGGTGATGTCCCCGGGGTCGCCGCAGGTCAGCAGCGTGACGTCGACCAGCGACGATCCCTCACCGATCTGCGGATACGACCGCACCCCGGCGCCGCCCTCCGCGGCGGGAGAGCGGGTGTCGACCGGCCGGGCGTGAACGATCTGCGTCTCGAGGTCCAGCATCCACTTCTGGTCGCTGGGGCCGCGGTCGGAACCCAGCAGGTTCACCGCGAGGAGGACCGCCGCGATGCCGCCGACCACCGCCACGGCACCAAGCTTCAGCAGCTTCTGAGGATCATCTTTGTCGTTGGCCATGGCAGCAATCGGGAATCGTGGGGACGGGCGTGGGCGCCGGCTCGGGGATCCGTCACCCCGGCCGCACCGCCGGAGACGGCGAAGGGCCCCGCTTCACTGCTTCGCGTTCCAGTAGTTCGGCCCGCCGTAACCCCCGCCGGTGGGGAACGTGTCGTCGTTCGCCAGGAACTCGACGTGGCCGTCACCGAAGAGGTGGTTGCCCCGCCACCCCGTGAAGGAGACGGTGCCGCTCGCGGCGTTCTCGCCGCTGTGGTGGGCGTAGGCCCGCTGGAGGTTGCCGGTGTTCCAGACGGCCGGGAACGCCGCGAGCACGTTCACGGACGCCCCGTCCCACCCGCCCAGGACGTTCTGCGAGGTGGTCCCGATCAGCCCCTGGTTCTCGGAGATCACGATCGTGCTCGAGCCCGAGGTGAGCTGGTCCACCCGCAGCGTGTCCTTCAACGAGTTGCCCGTCGACGTGCCGCCGGAGGGGATGAAGGCCGCGCCCGTGACGCCGCGCAGGTAGTCCGCGGCGCCGGTGGTCCCGCTGTTGCGGACGTTCATCGCGTAGGTCCGCGGCGACCGCGCCGACGGGTCGTAGCTCGTCGTGGTGATCGTCCCCTCGGCGGTGAAGCTCAGCGGGCACTCGTACAACGGGTATCGGAAGGTGTCGTCCGGCACGGCGCCGGGGTTGGTCCCCCGGAACCAGTCGATCGAGCGGCCGTCGTACCCGCCCGTCGCGAGCGCGTCGTCCCAGGTGTACTGGTCCCCGCCGTAGTCGATCTGCTGGGCCGGCGGGTAGTAGTCCTTCGCATCCGCCGTGTAGGCCGCGATCGCGCGGCCGAGCTGCTGCTCCTGGGTGCCGCAGGCGAGCACGCGGGCCGTGCGGCGGGCGGCGCCCAGAGCCGGCAGCAGGATGCCGATCAGCAGGGCGATGATGCTGATGACCACCAGCAGCTCGATCAGCGTGAAGCCGACGGGTCCGGGGGAAGAACGACGGGGGGCGGGAACGGGCAACGGAAACTCCTTGAGGGGAGGAAGGGAGGGGGCAGAGCGCAGGCCCGGGACGCCGCGAGTGGGCAACCGAGGGAAGGCATTGTTGACAATATGC from Phycisphaera mikurensis NBRC 102666 carries:
- a CDS encoding carbohydrate ABC transporter permease: MSIDSDPRDPRDRPVGDQRHDPAAPAQEAVPQVGRLATTHTVTGAAAPQAPAPIAEVPGSRPTPSNQPRAAERARALAKAASLHIVLTALGLILFLPFLYMFLTSVKDLSQVGLRSWIPSTVVTTDAGQFGEERLAALHGVIQEPAAPAEHWLSARFGELIEPTPAEASTVLNRLINDGADALALPAEDVAAAASASAAAEPPADPASGTDAERITLDGIPGPFDAADLRLPEAGFAADTPGARASAEAEAALQRAEAAVAAHTAFENGLALAPEGERAAARSEGLELRAAAAEAAQTLRSAWTRVRGHQLAAALPAVVPEPTAFRWHNYLQVFRDIPFGRFYMNSLFVAAWVTFLQLFTSSMAAFSFSRLRWKGRDQVFLLYLATMMLPGLVLMIPNYQIMISLRLVDTLVGLILPAAFTAFGTFLLRQFMMGIPASLDEAAEIDGASKWRVYWDVILPLARPGLVTLAIFTFMGTYNSFFWPLVMLKSEHRYTLPIGILAFDTSAGQQTNLMMAAITMTIVPMIIVFVLLQKQLVKGIQLGAVKG
- a CDS encoding carbohydrate ABC transporter permease, which gives rise to MAETTSTAIDARAEQAAPVGPPPKSSTRRELATGLSFLAPNILGVLVFVIFPVVFSLGMAFTNWDLTQQNMFKPEASVEFTGLDNLIELTTENRVGDVNADGQTVGLWEAISSSRFLRFFGNTLFFMMGIPLAVGGSLIAAILLSQDTRAGGGRNHAWLIGGGVLLSSCVLLAALGIGASAMVLLVVGTGCGILLMGLAGGLTFYRTVFYTPHFVTGVATFVLWKNLYSKQTGPINNTLQPILDGVSGMVAAVPPGVARSLHFLGYALLLGLFWKLLAILRRMHRDGDLGRIATALSVALLCLPFLAAGLWYATAPTAWILLAAAGTIAIAQTAMALRGGDRFPSTAMEGLGSGLVLSIFAMVGMFILLGLSAVAWYLPGLVEGEVVDGVVVDAPGLEAPSWLNGYHYAKPALMFMGIWGAIGSNNMLLYLAGLSNVPGELYEAADIDGATPLSRFWNVTWPQLAPTTFFIFVMSTIGGLQGGFEAARVMTQGGPAGSTTTLSYFIYQEGFETGRLGFASAVAWVLFLLIFAVTLFNWKFGNKYVD
- a CDS encoding prepilin-type N-terminal cleavage/methylation domain-containing protein, with the translated sequence MPVPAPRRSSPGPVGFTLIELLVVISIIALLIGILLPALGAARRTARVLACGTQEQQLGRAIAAYTADAKDYYPPAQQIDYGGDQYTWDDALATGGYDGRSIDWFRGTNPGAVPDDTFRYPLYECPLSFTAEGTITTTSYDPSARSPRTYAMNVRNSGTTGAADYLRGVTGAAFIPSGGTSTGNSLKDTLRVDQLTSGSSTIVISENQGLIGTTSQNVLGGWDGASVNVLAAFPAVWNTGNLQRAYAHHSGENAASGTVSFTGWRGNHLFGDGHVEFLANDDTFPTGGGYGGPNYWNAKQ
- a CDS encoding GntR family transcriptional regulator, whose protein sequence is MQPQTVREQVTRALRDELVAGNFEGGHVLREVELAQRLGVSRGPVRDAFLQLSHEGFLAYVANRGVTVRHPPVKKNRDMIVSLRVQIETFAVKSGLADITEEGYAGIEMALRELRFACSNDSAAAVARCDMAFHEAVLLACGAEDFMEVWRQLCAKMLMAYSRLHDYGEVLEEHQHILDALRSHDKQAVIAALKENIR